The nucleotide window GTCAAGACATTTActcagtcataaatatgtgctgcgaagattttttaaaaaaatttgtaaaaaatgcaTTCAAATTGTTGTTGATGAGTTCATTTGGTAACCTGCTAAACACAGTATTATCTTTAGGAATTTGAGACCAATTCTTCTATATTCCAATTCTCTATAAGACACTACAAGAAATTAACAAAACCTTTTAAAGAGTTATTCCAATGGGTACCAACCCATCAATATTTTAGGctgaaatttacaaaatttaatttatcttaatATGCTCTGCTGAGTGTTTGAGAAAAATATTGAGGAATGAGGACAGCACTTAAGACCTTATCTTCAGTCATAGGACCTGAACTTTTCTTTGGAATCCCGCGTGGTTACGCTATGGAGAGAATACGTTCTCGCTGAATCGGAATTTTTCCCACATTTGGGTAACTTATCTGGGCTCAGACATTCCAAGCGGTTCATTACTCTGTCAAAACGAAGATCCCAAAATTTTCTATTGCTCGATTTGAGACTACTTTATAGGACACTGTGGTCTTAGATACCACCAATTTACTTTTGGTAGTGCTGGAAATTAAAAGTGGCTATATAaagtaatataaatatttgttaatactCTATTTCGGTTATAGCTGGTAAAGTGTTCTGACAACGATTTTTGCTATCGATTTTTAGATGGTTTTAGTTAGTTTTATAATTCTTTTTCAGTCTACTTTTGATCAATAAGATGACAAATTAGTCTACTTTTACACActgcaagtttacttgaaggaagtctcttcgattctcttttaaacttgctcgtcgtatttttttattggaattcCGCTAAAATAGATACCAAATTGCTGATTTATAGAGCTAAAGGGACAACATAGATCCTCTCAGTAACGCtcatatgttaaaaaaatatcctATATTCTCAAATCCAAAATTgtacatatcgttaccttaatacaGAAAGGCCAAAACtcgtgttttctttttttgtaaggtcatatgtatatttagccaaaaaaatgaggattaaaaatgcaaattttaatgattGTACATATCATGGGTTAGCGTGGGAACCGATTTcgaggaaattttgtttttggtcacaaatttttcaaaattatttcttaaaaaacattTCGTTGTCTATTTTGTAATACTTAATTTCTAAATTGTTACATTTGTGGTCATTGAGCATAAACGATTTGAGGACACCAAAATCTTGCGATTTGAGTCCGCTAGacaatttatttgccaataatCAACCGATGGTCATTGTAAATATCGCACACATAATGCTGAATCTATTCACTGAAATTGGGATCCGATCCACTGTGCTAAGCAGTGGCGGACATTTGAACGATGTCCTGATCCATACATGCGACATTCATGGGCAATTCAAATAAAAAGGGATTTTCGTTAATACTTTATTTATTCCATTTCAACATCGACCCGATCTTATTGGAACAGCTTTTACACAATGAAAATCCAAAATATTAAATCGAAATTTAAGTAATCACAAAAAATGTATTGTAATATAACAAATAAGGATTTATTAACTCCAATAACTTAAaccataaataatataattttataatttccatTCTCTCTTGTATTTTTAGTACCctactttttgttatttttgctttGGCCTGCCACTTGAGTTTCACTGTGGCTGATGAAGGAGCAGCTGGTAAACGTATTGCCCTTAGACGTCCCGTTGGTAAATCAGCCAAACCATCGACAACCACAACACAAGCACCCGCTGAAGATGAAGAGGGTGACTATGCCGAAAATGGTGAAGACAACCAATACACTGATGAAGGTGAAGATGCTGCCTCAACAACAACCACCACAACCACAACAGAGACACCTAAGCGTATTGGACCCGTTATTAGACCATTCCGCTCTAACGACGATTTCTTGAACTCCCTAAAACGTAGACAAATGATTGCCAAGAAAAACAAATGTAAGTTTTGATACTAACCGACTTAtttgattataaatatgtatgtaagattttattaatataaaaaaaactaataattttagCGGATAAACCAGCACCTAAACCCAGCAAACCTGCACCTTCCCAAGACTCACAAGAAGAAGCTGAAGAATCCGCCCCAGTAGCTGCTCCAGCTCCTGCCAATAAAGGTTTCAACAAACCTAACTCGGCATgtaagttaaacaaaaaatcataaaatataattcaaatgtttattaattaaattcttttgttttaatagtaAACCGTCGCAAGTTGAACAAACCCTCAAAACCTGAACCAGTTGATGATGCTGCCGCAGAAGAATCTGAACCAGAACAAAAAGAAGAAGCTAAACCCAAACGTCCTTTGGGCCGTTTAGCTTTAAGGAAACGCAActaacttaaatatttaatataaaacctattcttttttttaaaaaaaaaatcaatctattttcaaaatctctttttatttctataaatctttctctctctctctatctctTTCTTTTACAACTACTTCTTGTTTCTTTAAGCAGAATTTGCCAAAACTATAATCCGTTAGTCTctattttgatttgtttgtaatgtttaaatcaaaatatttaaatactgccttaattattatttttgttttatttttttaatttttattgtcaaTTTATAACTTTTAGGTTTTAGTTTAAGTTAAAACGCGTAGAAGGAATGTAAACATAtgatttctttttgtttgtattttcacATTTTCCCAATATAATTTTCCTGCTCTTTATTGTGTGAATTTGAGTTTCTCTTTCTGTTCATGTGtgttataatattattttttatattatactataaatattttattttgtatatatttctattaaaataaaaaacaacaacaaatcgatattatttttattattttaaaaattaagacaaaaccggaaaatttgtcgaaattaattttattaataaaataaattaaaaataattggaaAACAAACGTGGctgtttaaaaactattttatttattttttttaagaaatagaaATGAAGGATTCTTATGAAGCATAATAATTCTGGAATATTGTCTGGTAGTGGTAAATGCTTTATTTTGGATTTACGAAGTCgcaaatgtaaatttaaatattcaagaaGTCGGATCAAAAAATCATTCCGAACAGTTTTCATTTTGGctatcaaatatattttatttctcgTATTAAtcgtttcaaaattcaaaatggcgcTAGCTATTTTTAGgttaaatattgggtgtatgaccgggatttataatagatggcgtatctatTCAActcagtttttgttttaataatttaaatgtcattttgaagggtacatatctgtcatttattttcacttagttattgaatatgtcgaattttgtaccaacaaatcgtcatatgcggtttttttgctttacttctttgatttttgttccatcggtttcaatatgCGAGAGATGGTTAGTGCGTTTCAGAAGTGGCAATTTTAACACGGAAGGCAAAGATCGCCCAGTTTGTAGACCAAGAATTGGTCTACATAAAAATTGTCAAACTCtacaagaacttgcaaaatcattgggtatgactcaagcagtaatttcaaaacgtttgcaagcagcaggattcatccaataacagggaaattgggtatcatgcGAATTGAAGCGGAGttatcttgaaagacgattttgcatgttaaaagaaaaataatgataaaagaaaataatttttgcaccgaatcattacgtgcgatgaaaaatgtatccataacaataacccgaagtgtaagagatcgtatgtgaagtccaGCCAACCACGGCGTAaagtaattttctgtatttgatgggagcaaaaggatcttatctataatattccatcatgacaacaatcGGCCACATGTaacaataattgttaaaaagtatttagtgtttggaaagttttgcctcgcccgccttatagtccagaccttgcctcgTCCGAATACTAATTGTTTCGAACGATGCAGAAccctctctctgggatactcttcactttggaacggagtatccgaaattggcaagattcgttcttggccaatactttgaataaaattaaaagctaaaaattttaaaacatttcgaATGTTTAAGTCATAAAGCTaataaattcgaaacttttgaaaaacaatttttaagtatgtatgtatgtatgtatgtatatgtaattcaaaaattctgaaatacaaatagaaaattctgaaatacaaaaatttctaaaattcaattgaaaatggTGTAGACTTATTGTTTTCGTACAGCTTTTAAACAGCcgcacaaaatgaaaacaatttcgaatcattttcttattatattgtttgttgggcatatttcaatatttttcaatttagttttcaaacacaataataaaatatgtcctcagaagatatacaattttctattgGCAAAAGCGTGGAATACTCACAGTTGGATTTTCACGAAATTGACGAAAAACTAAGTATtagaaaataatctaaaaaaatatatgtaattcaGTTAACCACTAATTCTCACTTAGAAAGCGAAATTCCCCTGGAACTTAAGTATCAAATCAATAATGTATTATCACTGACAAAGGAAGCCAttgagaaattaaaaatttctttaattttaccaaaaatattggaaaaccCCAAACTGTTAAAGCAATACTTAAGCACTACAAAATATAATCATTGTCTGAAATTAGTACAGGAATATCGGAATAAAACTGTGAGTAACATTTTCtgcatttaaaaaatctataatgtTATTTTTGCTTTAGAAAAACGAAACATTGCAGGAAGCCAATCAAAATGATTATAATCTTTTGCAAATCATTGATTATttccaagaaaattataaaatgctTGACGTTTTGCCCAACTGGTTAGATGACATTGACAATACGGAGAAGTGTTTGCTGACAGCCTTTGAGGATGTTTACCAAGTGGCCCAAGAAAGATTTCATAGGTCTGCCATGGCCGATTTGGCCAAGGAGAAGCGTTTGCATGAGGTTTATTTAGCTAACGAAGAAGTTAAAAAGAATATAGAAGGTTAAAtttacacttaaaataataatttatttaatatgctAACCTGGATTTCAGAAATCACAcgcaaaatacaaaataaaaagttaaatcgTCTTTGGAAAGCTGCCGCCAAAACTGGCGTAATTAAACATTTGGAAGATGAACTGGCATTTCATCAATATGACAATAATATGTTTGTTAAACAGCAAATGTAAGACCACTAGCAAACAAATGTTTCTAATAGAAAAACCAaataattgacaaaaaaaacttttagttcGAATAGCCAtcgggaaattcaaaatattaataatacttCCTCAATCAAACAACAAGAACTTGAAGAAGAATTGGAAAAGGCTCGATTAAGTTacgagaaaaaactaaaggaggATTTGATACAAGAAAGAAATGTCAGAGATGAAAGGTAAGAGTTTTTGAGATCAAAGACATACATGTCTTTTTAATACGGCGCGCGCCATGCAGAAATAAATTACAGCTGCAAATACAGGCCTTGATCGCCAAATACGATCAAACTATTTACGACAAATACAAAGAAGAAATCTTCCTCCAAGAGGAGTATGACAAGCAAAAGCAagaatttgatatttttcttatagaatatAAGCGGGAAGATGCCATCTATGATGAATTGGTGCGTAAAAGAGAACGAGAATATAAACGCTTGCATGACGCTAAAATTTGGTTGTTCACACATACTCGTGCTGCCAAAAAGATACAACGTTGGTGGAAAAAGTATTTGAGAGAtcaaaaacaaatgcagaaacAAAAGGCTAAAGCGGGTAAAGGTAGAAACAAAGGAAAGCCACCTGGCAAAGGCGATAACAAGAAAGCCAAAAATAAATCTGGTGGCAAAggaaagaataaataaatatatattaatgcaTTGTAATATTTACAAACTtcacaaaatatacatacatatattttttaataaaaacttgtctcccatttaaaataatttaataattttgaatgattttaatttaaccGTTTTTGAATGTTTGATTAGtactaaattaatttatttatttagtatagACACAAACCTCAATATATGTTGACTCTCAgaaatgttgttatttttagtCTGGCCActatacttacatatatattcaaattaatgtactcaaaataaaaatcgattatcgGTTTGTGTCTGAGATTGATGACaaatggcaaaatatatatttttgctctatttccgttttttttatataggttTTTACCGAATTAGCAAACGGCGGTCTTCAAACCTATCAGTCACATAAGAAATACATGGCGTTTGTGTGTAATGTGTTTGCTATCAACAAGATGAGCCAGAATGTGTCAAAACTAAATATACTTCTACTTTTTACTGCGGTATCCGTCGACGACACAAACACTGCCGGAATATGAGAGTtgagtatatttttttattaaaactaatccAAATCTCCCCGATTTTTATACCCTGgatctggatcgttatagatagcggagtcgattaagcaatgtccgtctgttgaaatcaattttttgaagaccccaggtatcttcgggatccaaatattcGAGATTATATATATCCCAAGATAGAAATTTGTTGATTCAATTAAGTGTCTTGGTGTGGTAATGGACCAGTTTCTCAATTTTGATGAACATATTGACTTTATTTCCTCTCGGTTAACTTTTGGACTCAGAAGGCTATACCACACTGGTTTATACTTGCCTACGAGAATAAGGTATACGTTAGCCCACGCTTTGCTAATGTCTCATCTAAACTACTGCATTGAGGTCTACTCTGGTACCAATTCGCACATCCTGGACAGAATCTTTCGTGTTGTGAAGAGAATTGTGCGGTTTGTTTATTGTATTGGATATCATGAACACATATCTCAAGCTATTATCAAATTTCTATCTTGTTCTTTCAGACAGTATGTAAAATTacgaaatttaatatatttctacAAGATTATCAAATATGGTATTCCAAACTATCTTCTTGGACGATTTATGTTTTCAAGATCTACTAGAAATCCACAACTTATTATACCACTTATAACATGTTCTGTTTTTGAACGATCGTTTCTTATAAGATCTGCAAGATACTGGAATATTTTACCAAATGATTTACGAGTGTTTTCTTTTTCATGTAGGTTATTTAGAAAACGTCTTCTTGACCTTTTTCCCAATATGGCCAattaataaatgtataatttttagctCACTAAATATTTACGCAAATGGTGTGCCTCCACTGATAGGGAgtcttgaaacaaattttatacgtCATATCAAAGAATCAAGGGTGtacatttcaatttcaattcgaataaatttaatctaacttattaatttttatttaagttttgtttaacaaatacttttggcttatttaaattgtttattaaaaaatatattgttaaaataatattcatgtaatacaatgttaaaataatattatggaAATAGATGTAATACGTTTTTGGCCTTGAAGGCTTTTTgtattacaaacaaataaatgaaaaatgaaaaaatgaaaaaatgaaatattcaataattctgtcagacatggtTTCGAgatgttttctacatatttaaCATCAGcataatcggtccacaaatggctgagatatgaggaaaaatccaggacaacctcgattttttacatatatctggattactatgtcattaatatagacaatatggatatctaatgatagatatttcaaagacctttgcaacgacgtatataagaccatagtaagttggacctacaatgggtcaaaatcggaatttttattttaccaaaaaaaaaattaaaaaaccaaaaatttttttttaaatttaaaaaaaaatttaaaattttaaataacaattcgaaaaaaataactttggaaaaaaaataaattttgttcacctaaaaatatttaaaatttgtattttgaagtataatttggtgaagggttggTATATAAGTTTTGGAACAGCCGAattagatctcttacttgttttttaaatattttgtttttaaacaacaacaaattaataagtatttataaaaaaggaatggtttaaaaatctttactgtgttaaaagtaattttcataaaattattaaagttaGCTGCCGCCGTAAATTTGGTTGGAGGTCTCTGCAACAGACCTTTATTAAAGAAGAACTCTAAGCAAATGAAcactttttaaaatcttttattttactTGCAATGTTTGTTTACTTGTttgtatgtgaaaatttgtaactTAATTGTGAATTAGTTCTCCTAGCCCGAATTTGGCATCATGTGTACGATAGTACAATATGGGCATTTCCTCCGATTAGTCAACCagaatcgaaaaataaaatgttgattgTGTTTTATTAAGGATACTTCGATATAATTTAAACggcctgaaatcggtccattatttcacctagccccatacaaaatatataacaaaacaagtaagaaatctACATTCGGCTTGACCGATATATATACACTTCatcaaattgtaatttaaaaaaaatttaatatttttaggaatcgaaattaatttttttttccaaaattgttttttttttaattttttacaaacatactttataattttaaaaaaaaaatttgtgacaaaaaaaatatttttggtgaaaaaatatttctcaaaacaaaaattttaaaaaataaaattttttattgttttttcaaaaatatcaaacaatattgatatttttgaaaaaatatctttttttaaaaatgctgtAAATTATCTCATTTTGTATCTGAaaattagagtatccaaaaccgaaaaccggtcaaccgggtttttcatctttttaaacttcaccggtttcggttttttgacaaaccggtttttgaatgacggttaaccggttttaattaaatatattttctaaagctcattcaaacatatttttcggttaaaccggaaaccggtttttggacactctactgAAAATCcatggaaaatttcaaaaacatagcgatgaaagaaatttatttttcactttattaaaagaattttataagtttaaaataaaattctttgaacaaTGGAATTtcgacataaaaaatatataacaaaacaagtaagagatttatagtcggctttgccgaattttatatacccttcaccaaattgtaattaaaaaaaaattttgttggtgaaaaaatattctccaaaaaaaatttttgaaaattttgaaaaaaaaactatcgttttttcaaatttttgaaaaaaaaatttaataatttgtttttgttttatatacaaattctgaacagagcaaacgcaccaaaattcaggcattaatttgcctttcataatttgaaaatttttggatataaaacaaaaagaaatttttaaaatatttggaattttgtttttgctatccacataaatatcactttggtgacttagaaaattagggccttaaaaaataaattctgtttaataattttcaattcaatgcgtgctaaatattttattcttaataataataactaataattaagcatttgacaatttaatttatattgtagttttaagtatttgtttacatttcagagattccaataatatttaaaaaaatcccccaACTCTAAAAGAAAATCCCccaaactggcaacactgccaGCTTCGTTAGCACGAATCTATGTGAGCGTGGATAGATCGTTTGTctgtaaaaattcaaattttgttatcaATTTGATACAAAGTTTTCATTTCTAGTTCTTTGCAAAACAATCGGCCAGTTTAATTTTGTCGCTTCCAGTGTgaagaacaaaaatttatttcgttttatttaaactagTGCCGtgtattttgtaaatactaaagtaaataa belongs to Calliphora vicina chromosome 4, idCalVici1.1, whole genome shotgun sequence and includes:
- the LOC135957094 gene encoding translation initiation factor IF-2 encodes the protein MKFFNITLLFVIFALACHLSFTVADEGAAGKRIALRRPVGKSAKPSTTTTQAPAEDEEGDYAENGEDNQYTDEGEDAASTTTTTTTTETPKRIGPVIRPFRSNDDFLNSLKRRQMIAKKNKSDKPAPKPSKPAPSQDSQEEAEESAPVAAPAPANKGFNKPNSALNRRKLNKPSKPEPVDDAAAEESEPEQKEEAKPKRPLGRLALRKRN
- the LOC135956710 gene encoding GRIP and coiled-coil domain-containing protein-like, translated to MSSEDIQFSIGKSVEYSQLDFHEIDEKLKSEIPLELKYQINNVLSLTKEAIEKLKISLILPKILENPKLLKQYLSTTKYNHCLKLVQEYRNKTKNETLQEANQNDYNLLQIIDYFQENYKMLDVLPNWLDDIDNTEKCLLTAFEDVYQVAQERFHRSAMADLAKEKRLHEVYLANEEVKKNIEEITRKIQNKKLNRLWKAAAKTGVIKHLEDELAFHQYDNNMFVKQQISNSHREIQNINNTSSIKQQELEEELEKARLSYEKKLKEDLIQERNVRDERNKLQLQIQALIAKYDQTIYDKYKEEIFLQEEYDKQKQEFDIFLIEYKREDAIYDELVRKREREYKRLHDAKIWLFTHTRAAKKIQRWWKKYLRDQKQMQKQKAKAGKGRNKGKPPGKGDNKKAKNKSGGKGKNK